One window of the Desulfonatronum thiosulfatophilum genome contains the following:
- a CDS encoding amphi-Trp domain-containing protein — MEEVLFKSEEPKSRSDVASFLRLLADKVESGVVTLRQGDQEQRAEIPQNLILETKLEREVKGESEKMSLEVELEWRSGGGGSGKAGVKLA, encoded by the coding sequence ATGGAAGAAGTTCTGTTCAAGAGCGAGGAACCGAAAAGCCGTTCAGATGTAGCCTCATTCTTGCGCCTGCTGGCCGACAAGGTTGAGTCCGGAGTCGTGACGTTGCGGCAGGGAGATCAGGAGCAACGGGCGGAAATTCCTCAAAATCTCATCCTGGAAACGAAGCTGGAGCGGGAAGTGAAAGGCGAGAGTGAAAAAATGAGTCTGGAAGTGGAACTGGAATGGCGTTCGGGAGGCGGAGGATCAGGCAAAGCCGGAGTGAAATTGGCCTGA
- a CDS encoding SagB/ThcOx family dehydrogenase has product MSNSNLALPPPILSGETALEQALNKRRSVRQFSNQPLNLQEIGQLLWATQGISDHDRGFRTAPSAGATYPLEVLIVVADAKELAPGLYRYHPQGHELRIMKKGDLRSTFFRAALNQSPIESAPATIVITAVHERTETRYGGRAERYVAMEAGHAAQNLSLQAVALGLGTVVIGAFDDARIAELLALHSGESPLYLIPMGRP; this is encoded by the coding sequence ATGTCGAACTCCAATCTCGCGTTACCCCCACCGATTCTGTCAGGAGAGACGGCCCTTGAGCAGGCGCTGAACAAGCGCCGGTCAGTTCGCCAGTTCAGCAATCAACCGTTGAACCTTCAGGAAATCGGCCAACTGCTCTGGGCAACGCAAGGCATCAGCGATCACGATCGAGGTTTCCGCACGGCGCCTTCGGCCGGAGCGACCTATCCTTTGGAAGTTCTCATTGTTGTCGCCGATGCCAAGGAACTTGCCCCAGGATTGTACCGCTATCATCCCCAAGGACACGAATTGCGGATCATGAAAAAAGGAGATCTTCGCTCGACATTTTTCAGGGCCGCCCTGAATCAATCCCCGATTGAGAGCGCTCCCGCCACCATTGTCATCACGGCGGTGCATGAGCGAACCGAGACCCGCTATGGTGGAAGAGCAGAACGGTATGTTGCCATGGAAGCCGGTCATGCAGCGCAGAACCTTTCCTTGCAGGCGGTCGCTCTGGGCCTGGGTACGGTTGTCATCGGCGCTTTTGATGATGCCAGAATAGCAGAGTTGCTTGCCCTGCATTCCGGAGAATCACCACTATACCTGATTCCCATGGGCAGGCCGTAA
- a CDS encoding universal stress protein — protein MQILVVVFIMKINGKDKGEDAGAVCVYADLWWWGYVEKEQKPKQVSWPSGYINTEGGFMQIKKILCAVDFSPVSDKVADYAKSLAGPLDAEIICIHVVPSGTIYADFGIPMNSMESFCTTMITEGEKTLAAFNEKHFYDKQYRAKVTCGDFSEQILACAKEEQVDMIVMGTHGRKGMDKLLFGSVAEKVLRQAPCPVVAIRPS, from the coding sequence TTGCAAATCCTGGTGGTGGTGTTCATAATGAAGATAAACGGAAAAGACAAAGGGGAGGATGCCGGAGCGGTTTGTGTTTATGCTGATTTATGGTGGTGGGGTTATGTTGAAAAAGAACAAAAGCCCAAACAGGTATCCTGGCCTTCGGGGTACATAAATACGGAAGGAGGTTTCATGCAAATCAAGAAAATCCTGTGCGCGGTGGATTTTTCCCCCGTTAGCGACAAGGTGGCGGATTACGCCAAGTCTTTGGCTGGCCCCCTGGATGCGGAGATCATCTGCATTCACGTGGTGCCATCCGGAACAATCTATGCAGATTTCGGCATTCCCATGAATTCCATGGAATCGTTCTGCACGACCATGATTACGGAAGGCGAGAAAACCCTAGCTGCTTTTAACGAAAAACATTTTTACGATAAACAATACCGGGCCAAGGTGACATGCGGGGATTTCTCAGAGCAGATTCTGGCATGCGCCAAGGAAGAACAGGTGGACATGATCGTTATGGGAACCCATGGCCGCAAGGGCATGGATAAATTATTGTTCGGTTCCGTGGCGGAAAAAGTTCTACGCCAGGCTCCCTGCCCGGTAGTGGCGATTCGTCCATCATGA
- a CDS encoding peptidylprolyl isomerase encodes MENPFVLLETNLGDLLIELFPDKAPQTVANFLRYVDQGHYDGTIFHRVVRGFVIQGGGYDRSLNKKPTHPPIPNEARNGLTNHKDSVAMARGPEKDSATDEFFINAADNGADLDHQDDSDEGFGYAVFGQVVEGSEVVKKINWKVVKATDEFPELPKDEVYIISAKRFE; translated from the coding sequence ATGGAAAATCCTTTCGTTCTTTTGGAAACCAATCTGGGAGATCTGCTTATCGAGCTCTTTCCGGACAAGGCTCCGCAAACAGTAGCAAACTTTCTGCGTTATGTGGACCAGGGCCACTACGACGGAACCATCTTTCACCGCGTCGTCCGGGGCTTCGTCATTCAGGGCGGGGGCTACGACCGTAGTCTGAACAAGAAACCGACTCACCCGCCCATACCCAATGAAGCCCGCAACGGTCTGACCAACCACAAGGACAGCGTTGCCATGGCTCGTGGACCGGAAAAGGATTCAGCCACGGATGAATTCTTCATCAATGCCGCGGACAACGGCGCGGACCTGGATCACCAGGATGATTCCGACGAAGGATTCGGTTATGCGGTCTTCGGCCAGGTCGTTGAAGGCTCGGAAGTGGTCAAGAAGATCAACTGGAAAGTCGTCAAAGCCACCGACGAATTTCCCGAACTGCCCAAGGACGAAGTGTACATCATCTCGGCGAAACGATTCGAGTAA
- a CDS encoding TRAP transporter substrate-binding protein, with protein MTRMVLAFVFCAVLLGGNLWLGMVPAAQAAQKMNIRLAHVVNEQDGFHIAALKFKEIVEERTGGNVTVALFPNAQLGDERTLLEGMQMGIVDMGVITNGPVANFVEEIAVFELPFLFPNPEAAYKVLDGPIGRELLNNLERVNLKGLAYAERGFRNLTNSVRPVNSPEDIVGLKIRVMENPVYIDTFTTLGANAVPMAWTEALTAMRQKTIDGQENPVNVIHSFKLFEQQSHLSMTRHTYAPAIFVMGLAKWRSLGPDYQEIFLEAAQQAAEHGRHVNAEMEAGQLEELREAGMEIIMEPDVAAFREKVKPVHAKYGEKFGAYLQRILDEIQ; from the coding sequence ATGACGAGAATGGTATTAGCTTTTGTATTCTGTGCCGTGCTGCTTGGCGGCAATTTGTGGTTGGGCATGGTTCCCGCAGCCCAGGCCGCCCAGAAGATGAACATCCGGCTGGCCCATGTGGTCAACGAGCAGGACGGGTTCCACATCGCGGCCCTGAAATTCAAGGAGATTGTCGAGGAACGTACCGGCGGAAACGTTACCGTGGCCCTTTTCCCCAATGCCCAGCTCGGGGACGAGCGGACCCTGCTCGAAGGGATGCAGATGGGCATCGTGGACATGGGCGTGATCACCAACGGCCCGGTGGCCAACTTTGTCGAAGAGATCGCCGTATTCGAGCTTCCGTTTCTTTTCCCTAATCCGGAGGCAGCCTATAAGGTACTGGACGGCCCCATCGGCCGTGAGCTTCTGAACAACCTGGAGCGGGTCAATCTTAAAGGACTGGCCTATGCCGAAAGAGGATTTCGCAATCTGACCAACTCCGTTCGCCCCGTGAACAGCCCGGAGGATATCGTCGGTCTGAAAATCAGGGTCATGGAGAATCCGGTCTACATCGACACCTTCACCACCCTGGGCGCCAATGCCGTACCCATGGCCTGGACCGAGGCCCTGACCGCCATGCGTCAGAAGACCATCGACGGCCAGGAAAATCCGGTCAACGTAATCCATTCCTTCAAGCTTTTCGAGCAGCAGTCCCATCTTTCCATGACCCGGCACACCTATGCCCCGGCCATTTTCGTAATGGGTTTGGCCAAATGGCGAAGCCTTGGCCCTGATTATCAGGAAATTTTTCTGGAAGCGGCCCAGCAGGCAGCCGAACATGGACGGCACGTGAACGCGGAAATGGAGGCCGGCCAGCTCGAGGAGCTCCGCGAGGCTGGCATGGAGATCATCATGGAACCGGACGTGGCGGCATTCCGGGAAAAGGTCAAACCGGTCCACGCTAAGTACGGCGAAAAGTTCGGAGCCTACCTGCAGCGCATTCTGGATGAAATCCAGTAA
- a CDS encoding TRAP transporter small permease — protein sequence MKSSNPRLLGYVIHGVGQLSGLVDAMIRFLAFCSLLAMLAIITMQIVFRLYFQALPWSEELSRHLLVWTTFLGATMAYRRGAHISVTFLVDSFPLLLRRIIRIGAILASLFFFSVAMWYAVRYMQMQSFQVTASLRLPMPYVYAVMPFAFSVMILHAVHALLLEIFPRFKPALETVTIRHAAPSEVPASCCAARPNSHVPSPAGREG from the coding sequence ATGAAATCCAGTAATCCCCGTCTCCTTGGTTACGTGATCCATGGCGTCGGCCAGCTCTCTGGCCTGGTCGACGCCATGATCCGATTCCTGGCGTTCTGCTCGCTGCTGGCCATGCTGGCGATCATCACGATGCAGATCGTCTTTCGGCTCTACTTCCAAGCCTTGCCCTGGTCCGAGGAACTCTCCCGCCACCTGCTGGTCTGGACCACGTTCCTCGGCGCGACCATGGCCTACCGTCGCGGCGCGCACATCAGCGTCACGTTTCTGGTGGATTCCTTTCCACTCCTGCTGCGCCGGATCATCCGCATCGGCGCGATCCTCGCGTCACTCTTCTTTTTCAGCGTGGCCATGTGGTATGCCGTGCGCTACATGCAGATGCAGTCCTTCCAGGTCACCGCCTCGCTGCGCCTGCCCATGCCGTATGTCTACGCCGTGATGCCCTTCGCTTTCTCGGTCATGATTCTTCACGCCGTCCACGCCCTGCTTCTGGAGATCTTCCCGCGGTTCAAGCCGGCTCTCGAAACCGTGACCATCCGGCATGCCGCACCTTCTGAAGTCCCGGCTTCCTGCTGCGCCGCGCGGCCGAATTCCCACGTTCCGTCCCCTGCCGGGCGGGAAGGCTGA
- a CDS encoding TRAP transporter large permease: MGLLLFGSFLALMFLGVPVAIAIALASMIILMHEGIPLMLIAQRMFSGTDSFPLVAIPFFILAGDIMAKGQVSARLVDFADALLGFVKGGLSIVAVLAGMFFAAISGSGAATTAAIGSTLVPELKRKGYNEACSASLIAAAGTIGVVIPPSVPMILYAVMAQESVSRLFLNGFLPGLIMSIVLIVIAVRQACARNYPRGAQFSGRNILRTFFHAVWGLITPIIILGGIFSGFFTPTEAAVVAVNYALFASLVIYRDMSLKDIYTIMCRSIMTTGVIMFIIATSSIMSWVLANYGIPSMIAEAVLNVSTNLYVILFLVTLVILLTGIFVETASALIILTPVFLPLIRQLEVSLIHFGLIMVMGLAIGMITPPVAINLYVASSITGLSIERITRSIIPYMLGLLFVLWLVVYLPLFLPVLL, from the coding sequence ATGGGTCTGCTGCTCTTTGGATCCTTCCTGGCATTGATGTTTCTCGGAGTGCCGGTGGCCATAGCCATTGCCTTGGCCTCAATGATCATTTTGATGCATGAAGGCATTCCGCTGATGCTCATCGCCCAGCGCATGTTCTCCGGCACGGACAGCTTTCCGCTGGTCGCGATCCCGTTTTTCATTCTGGCTGGTGACATTATGGCCAAGGGCCAGGTGTCCGCCCGGCTGGTGGACTTCGCCGACGCACTGCTGGGTTTCGTGAAGGGCGGCTTGTCCATTGTCGCGGTCCTGGCCGGGATGTTTTTTGCGGCCATCTCCGGTTCTGGAGCCGCTACCACCGCGGCCATCGGCTCCACCCTGGTCCCGGAACTCAAGCGCAAGGGGTACAATGAAGCCTGCTCCGCTTCCCTTATTGCCGCAGCCGGAACCATCGGAGTGGTCATTCCGCCGTCAGTGCCCATGATCCTGTACGCGGTCATGGCCCAGGAATCGGTGAGCCGGCTCTTTCTGAACGGCTTTCTGCCCGGCCTGATCATGAGCATCGTGCTGATCGTGATCGCGGTGCGCCAGGCCTGCGCCCGCAACTATCCTCGAGGAGCACAATTCTCCGGCCGCAATATTTTGCGAACATTTTTCCATGCCGTCTGGGGACTGATCACCCCGATCATCATTCTCGGCGGCATCTTTTCCGGTTTTTTCACCCCGACCGAAGCCGCGGTGGTTGCCGTGAACTATGCCTTGTTCGCCTCCCTGGTAATCTACCGGGACATGTCCTTGAAAGACATCTACACAATCATGTGCCGATCAATCATGACCACCGGCGTGATCATGTTCATCATCGCCACGTCCTCGATCATGAGCTGGGTTCTGGCCAACTACGGCATCCCGTCCATGATCGCCGAGGCCGTGCTGAACGTGTCCACGAATCTGTACGTCATCCTGTTCCTGGTCACGCTGGTCATTCTGCTGACCGGCATTTTCGTGGAAACCGCCTCCGCCCTGATCATCCTCACGCCGGTCTTCCTGCCCCTGATCCGCCAACTGGAGGTCAGCCTGATCCATTTCGGTCTGATCATGGTCATGGGCCTGGCCATTGGGATGATCACCCCGCCGGTGGCCATCAATCTTTACGTGGCCTCCTCCATCACCGGGCTGTCCATCGAGCGCATCACCCGCTCCATTATCCCCTACATGCTCGGTCTGCTCTTCGTGCTTTGGCTGGTGGTCTATTTGCCGCTTTTTCTGCCGGTCCTGCTGTGA
- a CDS encoding glycerate kinase, with protein MKIVVAPNAFKGCLSGTEAAEAISMGIRRVPKPFEIVKLPIADGGDGLLDVLCKRFPGTMVTMDVHDPLFRSVRSDFFWSAGQRIALIEMAKASGLAMVAEHERNPDGTTSYGTGELIRRALDLGAETIYLGIGGSATVDGAMGIANALGMQFLDDSQRELPPVGASLAHVRAIDRSRTDPRLEEVQIEIICDVDNPLLGPNGAALVYGPQKGAGVEQALALDAGLANLADIVERSTGRDIRNVSGSGAAGGVGGAMYGLFDAKIRPGIDVVLDLLDMETHLNQARLVITGEGQIDFQTAHGKAPAGIARLAKKHRIPCIALAGSVGEISDELYAAGITAVIPICSGPLTLNDAMCNGRSLLANSAEQIMRIYADFI; from the coding sequence ATGAAAATCGTCGTTGCACCCAATGCGTTCAAGGGATGCCTCTCCGGGACCGAAGCGGCCGAAGCGATCAGCATGGGGATCAGGAGAGTTCCCAAGCCGTTTGAGATCGTCAAACTGCCCATAGCTGACGGTGGCGACGGCTTGCTGGATGTTCTGTGCAAGCGCTTTCCCGGAACCATGGTCACGATGGACGTTCACGATCCGTTGTTTCGAAGCGTCAGATCCGATTTTTTCTGGTCCGCTGGGCAACGCATCGCCCTGATCGAAATGGCCAAGGCATCCGGGTTGGCCATGGTGGCGGAGCACGAGCGAAATCCGGACGGCACCACCTCCTACGGCACCGGGGAGCTGATCCGACGGGCCTTGGACCTGGGCGCCGAGACGATCTACCTGGGCATCGGCGGGAGCGCCACCGTGGACGGCGCCATGGGCATCGCCAATGCTCTCGGCATGCAATTCCTCGACGATAGCCAAAGGGAATTGCCCCCCGTGGGCGCCTCGCTGGCCCATGTCCGCGCCATTGATCGTTCCCGGACGGATCCCAGATTGGAGGAGGTTCAAATTGAAATCATCTGCGATGTCGATAATCCTCTCCTCGGCCCCAACGGGGCGGCTCTGGTCTATGGTCCGCAAAAGGGCGCCGGCGTCGAGCAGGCCCTGGCTCTTGACGCCGGATTGGCCAACCTGGCCGATATTGTTGAACGTTCCACAGGCAGAGACATCCGCAACGTTTCCGGCTCCGGAGCCGCGGGAGGCGTCGGAGGGGCGATGTACGGCCTCTTTGACGCCAAAATCCGGCCCGGGATAGATGTCGTCCTTGATCTTCTGGATATGGAAACCCATCTTAACCAGGCCAGACTGGTGATCACAGGCGAGGGACAAATTGATTTTCAAACGGCCCACGGCAAAGCACCTGCCGGAATTGCGCGTCTGGCGAAAAAACATCGCATCCCGTGCATCGCCCTGGCAGGAAGTGTTGGGGAGATCTCGGATGAACTGTACGCAGCTGGCATCACCGCGGTCATTCCCATCTGCAGCGGCCCCTTGACCTTGAACGACGCCATGTGCAACGGAAGGAGCCTCCTGGCGAACTCAGCGGAACAGATCATGCGAATTTACGCCGACTTCATTTAA
- a CDS encoding triose-phosphate isomerase has protein sequence MSLMHLNRSRGRFEIDHRTDPELFRDIYPYKNICRISFDDSFSMPRPADPMYITDTTFRDGQQARPPYTLEQISHIFDLLHKLGGHSGLIRQSEFFLYSEKDRKAVEKCLAKGYRYPEVTGWIRATEDDLKLVKDMGLKETGMLTSVSDYHIFLKLGKDREKTAESYLRVVEKALEWGIIPRCHFEDITRADIYGFCIPLAQRLMALSKESGLPVKIRLCDTMGYAVPYPGASLPRCTAKIVRAFTDDAEVPGHWLEWHGHNDFHKALVNTVTAWLYGCSGANATLLGFGERTGNAPVEALAIEYISLTGEDDAAATQTIAEIADYFENVLGYAIPDNYPFVGKDFNATKAGVHVDGLLKNEEIYNIFDTLQILGKPVSIIITDKSGRAGVAYWINNRFGLRGAQQVDKRHPAVGKIHNRVVKAYDEGRTTSFSNQEMWNLVKRHLPQLFSSEFDQLKKTAHTLASRIMTKLSEDEGIHSMDQKRVLASLESVLEKYPFIQYLYLVDTKGRLITGSISHPEDKSKYKAYDPGKDLSDREWFTAPIQTGKLNITDFYRSFITGKLCLTVSMPVFNSNDDIQGILGADIRFEELLKRRSELEEEVGDAPV, from the coding sequence ATGAGTCTGATGCATCTCAACCGATCCCGGGGTCGTTTTGAAATCGACCATCGCACCGATCCCGAACTGTTTCGGGACATTTATCCATACAAGAATATCTGCCGGATCAGCTTTGACGATTCCTTTTCCATGCCTCGTCCCGCAGATCCGATGTACATCACCGACACAACCTTTCGCGACGGCCAGCAGGCCCGGCCGCCCTACACCCTGGAACAGATCAGCCATATCTTTGATCTGCTGCACAAGCTTGGCGGTCACAGCGGATTGATCCGCCAGAGCGAATTTTTTCTGTATTCGGAAAAGGACCGCAAGGCCGTGGAAAAGTGTCTGGCCAAGGGCTACCGCTATCCGGAGGTCACCGGCTGGATCCGCGCCACCGAGGATGACCTGAAACTGGTCAAGGACATGGGCCTCAAGGAAACCGGCATGCTGACCTCGGTCTCGGATTACCACATCTTTTTGAAGCTGGGCAAAGACCGCGAGAAAACGGCCGAGAGCTATCTTCGGGTAGTGGAAAAGGCACTGGAATGGGGCATTATTCCCCGTTGCCATTTCGAGGACATCACCCGGGCGGACATCTACGGCTTTTGCATTCCCCTGGCCCAGAGGCTGATGGCCCTGTCCAAGGAAAGCGGACTGCCCGTGAAGATCCGGCTCTGCGACACCATGGGCTATGCCGTCCCCTATCCAGGCGCGTCCCTGCCCCGCTGCACGGCCAAGATCGTCCGGGCCTTCACCGACGATGCCGAAGTTCCCGGCCACTGGTTGGAATGGCACGGACACAACGATTTTCACAAGGCCCTGGTGAACACGGTCACGGCTTGGCTCTACGGATGCTCCGGGGCCAACGCCACCCTGCTCGGCTTCGGGGAGCGCACCGGCAACGCCCCGGTTGAAGCGCTGGCCATCGAGTACATTTCCCTGACCGGCGAGGACGACGCCGCAGCCACCCAGACCATCGCCGAAATCGCGGACTATTTCGAAAACGTGCTGGGCTATGCCATCCCGGACAACTATCCCTTCGTAGGCAAGGACTTCAATGCCACCAAGGCCGGGGTGCACGTGGACGGCCTGCTCAAGAACGAAGAAATCTACAACATCTTCGACACGCTTCAGATCCTGGGCAAGCCGGTCTCCATCATCATCACGGACAAATCCGGCCGGGCCGGGGTAGCCTACTGGATCAACAACCGCTTCGGCCTGCGCGGCGCTCAGCAGGTGGACAAGCGCCACCCGGCCGTAGGCAAGATCCATAACCGGGTCGTCAAGGCCTATGATGAGGGACGGACCACCTCTTTTTCCAACCAGGAAATGTGGAACCTGGTCAAGCGCCACCTGCCGCAGCTCTTCTCCTCTGAGTTCGACCAGCTCAAGAAGACCGCGCATACCCTGGCATCCAGAATCATGACCAAGCTTTCCGAGGACGAAGGAATCCACTCCATGGACCAGAAGCGGGTCCTGGCAAGTCTTGAATCAGTTCTGGAAAAGTATCCCTTCATCCAGTACCTCTACCTGGTGGATACCAAAGGCCGCTTGATCACCGGCAGCATTTCCCATCCCGAGGACAAGAGTAAATACAAGGCCTACGACCCCGGCAAGGATCTTTCGGACAGGGAATGGTTTACCGCGCCGATCCAGACGGGCAAGCTGAACATCACGGACTTCTACCGCTCGTTCATCACAGGCAAACTTTGCCTGACGGTTTCCATGCCCGTCTTTAACTCCAATGACGATATTCAGGGCATTCTTGGCGCGGATATTCGCTTCGAAGAACTGCTGAAGCGTCGCTCAGAACTGGAAGAGGAAGTCGGCGATGCGCCGGTTTGA
- a CDS encoding septal ring lytic transglycosylase RlpA family protein: MRRFDLLSRYVSAGPSGPAVRELRPARDQVRPLSKKQQVITGAVMLWMLCGMILLVGCAAKPAPEPQRHPSPMREEPRPAVSRPQPSPAPAPSPAPAPPTARPYTVLGQTYHPLATADGFAEEGIASWYGPQFHAKRTASGEVYNMYDLTAAHRVLPMQTKIRVTNLENGKSVVLRVNDRGPFVGNRVVDLSYKAAQELDVIRPGTAPVRVEALGRWPGGIPGRFFVQVGSYTQRENAARQVEDMRRNGYPGSRMVQAVINGQNFWRVQVGEFNNLDKAVSVQQELVRRSPGVFVIAD; the protein is encoded by the coding sequence ATGCGCCGGTTTGATCTGCTTTCCAGGTACGTGTCGGCCGGCCCATCCGGGCCGGCCGTACGAGAATTGAGGCCCGCCCGGGACCAGGTTCGGCCGCTGTCCAAGAAACAGCAAGTGATAACCGGCGCGGTGATGCTATGGATGCTCTGCGGGATGATTCTGTTAGTCGGTTGCGCCGCCAAGCCTGCTCCCGAACCGCAACGGCATCCTTCCCCCATGCGGGAGGAACCGCGACCCGCGGTAAGCCGCCCCCAGCCGTCTCCTGCTCCAGCACCATCTCCCGCCCCTGCCCCGCCAACGGCGAGGCCGTACACGGTACTTGGCCAGACCTATCATCCCCTGGCCACGGCGGATGGCTTTGCCGAAGAAGGAATAGCCTCCTGGTACGGTCCGCAGTTTCATGCCAAACGCACGGCCAGCGGCGAGGTCTACAACATGTACGACCTCACGGCGGCGCACAGGGTCCTGCCGATGCAGACCAAGATTCGAGTCACAAACCTGGAAAATGGAAAATCTGTGGTCCTGCGGGTCAATGATCGAGGACCATTTGTCGGCAACCGGGTGGTCGATCTTTCCTACAAGGCGGCTCAGGAGCTGGACGTGATCCGTCCCGGCACGGCCCCGGTCCGGGTAGAAGCCCTGGGACGGTGGCCGGGAGGTATTCCAGGCAGGTTTTTCGTGCAGGTCGGGTCATACACCCAACGTGAAAATGCCGCCCGGCAGGTGGAAGATATGCGGAGGAACGGGTACCCGGGAAGCAGGATGGTTCAGGCTGTCATCAATGGCCAGAATTTCTGGCGCGTTCAGGTCGGTGAGTTCAACAACCTGGATAAGGCCGTGTCCGTTCAGCAGGAACTCGTCCGCAGGTCCCCTGGGGTGTTTGTTATTGCGGATTGA
- a CDS encoding integration host factor subunit alpha: MNRTLTKAEIVDTIYEKIDRSRGEVKNHVESLLTIMKSAIKRDHALLISGFGKFEAYPKKARKGRNPQTSETITLDPRKVVVFRLSKKFRNDINPQ, encoded by the coding sequence ATGAACAGAACACTCACGAAAGCGGAAATTGTCGATACCATTTACGAAAAAATTGATCGCAGTCGCGGAGAAGTTAAAAATCACGTTGAATCCTTGTTGACGATCATGAAGTCCGCCATCAAACGCGATCATGCCCTGCTGATCAGCGGTTTCGGCAAGTTCGAAGCATATCCCAAAAAAGCTCGCAAGGGCCGCAATCCGCAGACCAGCGAAACCATTACATTGGATCCTCGCAAGGTGGTGGTGTTTCGGCTTTCAAAGAAGTTCCGCAACGATATCAATCCGCAATAA
- a CDS encoding HIT family protein, translating to MRVFAAIKFHTADRQCLPVENAFICPKRRRCVMSECIFCSFAQRKIPCELVYSSRNTMAFLDIAPVHPGHVLVIPKAHHPTLWDLPAGLGEEMLETMQKVSKALVRAVNAQGLNVVMNNHKAAGQLVEHAHFHLIPRYENDGLRAWPQSSYPSSEEMRAVADLIKKELA from the coding sequence TTGAGGGTATTTGCGGCCATCAAGTTCCATACTGCGGATCGCCAATGTCTTCCGGTTGAAAATGCTTTTATTTGCCCAAAGAGAAGGAGATGTGTCATGTCTGAATGCATATTCTGCAGTTTTGCTCAGAGGAAGATTCCCTGTGAGCTTGTCTACTCCTCACGAAACACCATGGCTTTTCTGGATATCGCCCCTGTTCATCCAGGCCACGTGCTGGTCATACCCAAGGCGCACCATCCGACGTTGTGGGACCTGCCGGCGGGGCTTGGAGAGGAGATGCTGGAGACGATGCAGAAAGTGTCCAAGGCTCTTGTGCGGGCGGTGAACGCCCAGGGGCTGAATGTGGTGATGAACAATCACAAGGCAGCCGGCCAGTTGGTGGAGCATGCTCATTTTCATTTGATTCCTCGCTACGAGAACGACGGCTTACGCGCGTGGCCGCAATCATCGTATCCTTCATCCGAGGAAATGCGGGCCGTGGCCGATTTGATCAAGAAGGAACTGGCTTGA